Proteins encoded in a region of the Mucilaginibacter sabulilitoris genome:
- a CDS encoding Vps62-related protein, producing MSTLTIPTVLRSAAKGTAKTAESGEPSLYVSYTSNYNFIYNDQGSGSDGDVGIWRPSPTDNNYFIVGDYAQGNYGAPSGSSLIVTAVNDDPDYPLLKAPIRYDQVWNDKGSGGDYDGSIWRPVAPDGYVVLGCVAALGYDAPAIPNYRCIRKDMVTDAAVGSLIWSDKGSGADNDVSLWQVQGVTGAFVAQGNYNPYTGPCFKLATI from the coding sequence ATGAGCACACTCACTATTCCAACCGTACTTCGGTCGGCAGCAAAAGGCACAGCGAAAACAGCAGAATCGGGCGAACCATCATTGTATGTAAGCTATACCAGCAACTACAACTTTATATACAATGACCAGGGCTCGGGATCCGATGGGGATGTTGGTATCTGGAGACCATCTCCTACAGACAATAATTATTTTATTGTAGGCGATTACGCACAAGGCAATTACGGAGCACCTTCTGGTTCATCCCTTATTGTAACAGCAGTAAATGACGATCCGGATTATCCATTACTAAAAGCTCCTATACGTTATGACCAGGTGTGGAATGACAAAGGAAGCGGCGGCGATTATGATGGTTCTATCTGGCGCCCGGTAGCGCCCGATGGTTATGTAGTATTAGGCTGTGTCGCCGCACTCGGCTACGACGCGCCTGCCATACCTAACTACCGCTGCATCCGTAAAGACATGGTAACCGATGCCGCCGTTGGTTCACTCATCTGGAGCGACAAAGGATCAGGTGCAGATAATGACGTATCATTATGGCAGGTTCAGGGTGTTACAGGCGCATTTGTAGCCCAGGGAAATTATAATCCGTACACCGGGCCTTGCTTTAAACTGGCAACTATCTAA
- a CDS encoding sensor histidine kinase: MQISSTDIYSLVGLTSVIFLIAPLFLILYVISYNRKKRAHAEEKEKLRQSFENELLKTQMEVQEQTLQNVASELHDNIGQLLSLTTITLTSININETAKALEKVERAEQLTSRCIKELRQLTRLLYGKELISKGLKTAIGFELEWLNKTGIYQIHFKNDNYEVDPKQTDNDIILFRLFQEIINNVIKHAKATTISVDLEQSDQGTGLTIKDNGLGFVIDEKMKETNGMGLHTIQRRAAMLGGKATFNSVPGKGTEVLIKIPKKP, translated from the coding sequence ATGCAGATATCTTCAACGGATATATACTCCCTCGTCGGATTAACTTCAGTCATTTTTCTGATAGCGCCGCTGTTTTTAATATTATATGTTATTTCCTATAATCGTAAAAAGCGGGCCCACGCCGAGGAAAAGGAAAAACTAAGACAAAGTTTTGAAAATGAGTTGCTTAAGACCCAAATGGAAGTCCAGGAGCAAACGCTGCAAAATGTAGCATCAGAACTGCACGATAATATTGGGCAATTGCTTAGTCTCACCACTATTACATTAACGTCTATAAATATCAATGAAACAGCTAAGGCGTTAGAGAAAGTAGAAAGGGCCGAGCAACTTACAAGCCGGTGTATTAAGGAGCTGCGGCAGCTTACGCGCTTATTGTATGGTAAAGAGCTTATAAGCAAAGGATTGAAAACTGCTATTGGATTTGAACTGGAATGGCTAAATAAAACCGGGATATACCAGATCCATTTTAAAAATGATAACTATGAGGTAGATCCGAAGCAAACAGATAACGACATTATATTGTTCAGGCTGTTTCAGGAAATCATAAACAATGTAATAAAGCATGCAAAAGCTACAACCATAAGTGTTGACCTTGAGCAATCTGATCAGGGAACCGGCTTGACGATAAAAGACAACGGGCTGGGTTTTGTAATTGATGAAAAAATGAAGGAGACCAATGGTATGGGTTTACATACCATACAAAGAAGGGCAGCTATGCTTGGCGGCAAAGCAACGTTTAACTCGGTGCCCGGAAAAGGAACAGAGGTACTGATAAAAATACCTAAAAAACCATAA
- a CDS encoding TonB-dependent receptor plug domain-containing protein yields MKKVLLQTFLLLTLCLPVFAQTRSVTGKVVGKDDELLVGATVTVKGTKTVTTTDVGGNFKLIVPASGNVTLVATYVGLKPQEVSVRSQNEIVIIMSQDDARVLEEVKVVNIGYATVSKNAVTGAVSSVGAKDIRDFPVSTTAEALAGKLAGVTVTTTEGKPGADMQIRVRGGSSITQDNSPLYIVDGIQVENALAVISPQEIQSIDVLKDVASTAIYGARGANGVVLITTKSGRNARTLVSFSSYAGVRKITNELPVLNPYDYVQYQYQIYNLNTDQATKDAFTKTYGTFDDLDIYKNYTFSDWQNKVFGRDALSHTENLNINGGTKTSSFNFTVNNFKEDGIIAGMMSELLKRRSGCFSMIGKNNSSLSGIPEVCPSNCLMVTVGYGNSGKYLTNVSSIFNLPFPWSCKTATAVNVLDTEPI; encoded by the coding sequence ATGAAGAAAGTTTTACTGCAAACTTTTTTGTTGCTAACGCTTTGCCTTCCCGTTTTCGCACAGACCAGATCTGTTACCGGAAAAGTTGTTGGTAAAGATGATGAATTACTGGTCGGGGCAACAGTGACTGTTAAGGGCACCAAAACCGTAACTACAACAGATGTAGGAGGTAATTTCAAACTCATTGTGCCGGCTTCCGGCAATGTAACCCTGGTAGCCACCTATGTGGGCTTAAAACCACAGGAAGTGTCGGTTAGGTCACAAAATGAAATCGTGATCATTATGTCTCAGGATGATGCACGTGTACTTGAAGAGGTCAAGGTAGTTAACATCGGCTATGCCACGGTCTCCAAAAATGCGGTCACCGGCGCGGTGTCTTCGGTTGGGGCCAAGGATATCAGAGACTTTCCTGTTTCGACTACCGCGGAAGCTTTAGCAGGCAAACTGGCCGGTGTTACAGTAACAACCACGGAAGGTAAACCTGGTGCCGACATGCAGATACGCGTTAGAGGCGGCAGTTCCATTACTCAGGATAACTCGCCTTTATATATCGTAGACGGCATTCAGGTAGAAAATGCACTGGCGGTGATCTCGCCACAGGAAATCCAGTCTATTGATGTTTTAAAAGATGTTGCTTCTACCGCTATTTATGGTGCAAGGGGAGCTAATGGCGTGGTATTGATCACCACAAAAAGCGGACGGAATGCCCGAACGCTTGTTTCTTTTAGCAGTTACGCGGGTGTTCGAAAGATCACTAATGAACTTCCAGTCCTTAATCCTTATGATTATGTACAGTATCAATACCAAATCTATAATCTCAATACTGATCAAGCAACCAAAGATGCTTTTACCAAGACTTATGGAACGTTCGATGATCTTGATATTTACAAAAACTACACTTTTAGTGATTGGCAGAACAAGGTATTTGGACGGGACGCGTTATCTCACACTGAAAATCTGAATATTAATGGAGGCACCAAAACCTCGAGCTTCAACTTTACCGTAAATAATTTTAAAGAAGACGGGATCATAGCGGGGATGATGTCGGAGTTGCTAAAAAGACGCTCTGGCTGTTTTTCAATGATCGGGAAGAACAATTCTTCTTTATCCGGAATACCGGAGGTATGCCCCAGTAACTGTTTAATGGTTACGGTTGGGTATGGAAACTCAGGAAAATATTTAACAAATGTGTCCTCTATCTTTAATTTGCCTTTTCCCTGGAGCTGCAAGACGGCTACCGCAGTAAATGTTTTGGATACGGAGCCTATTTAG
- a CDS encoding RHS repeat-associated core domain-containing protein — MATLKQYSSANAATDTNTVPAVGLKSANFQVDGSGQASYTIPVEVPPGIAGMQPKLEITYNHRQPNGILGVGWSLTGLSAISRSKANYAIDNFNGAVSYDSFDRYALDGQRLINIDGEYGEAGTLYYTEQQSWRYIKAGATANDGFIVTTKNGEKWYYGTTDDSRILAAGTSDIRVWALHAITDRNGNSIIYTYTQSPKLANSQNGAADEGAYYIDSISYTLRDGLDANRFVSFVYEQRPDVISSFVGGYPVPLSYRLITLSTALASHVQVKSFTFNYTTSASTGLSCITTITESGSDSVTQLQPTVITWQEQDSPGFDINDASVLDQHLNAIGIETMDVNGDGCTDVVQLWLDHDGAINASTYLATPANGSTQYILSKNSYLGVFPANRQIFPADLTGDGRSDLLIVYASGPNSNLKLAAFLSDGSGFVAQDIFDTGDTWSSKHLNFFPMDVNGDGRTDLVETYAHYDPSSGGDLLYFRSYLSLLGTGSGPAFTSGIVSETTDPAYPTHELAFWPLDVNGDGMVDLVRIWQNGSNDHVIATSYISVSKAIDDVSFSKTQKTDLGVLNFANQIAFFPVDVNGDGVVDMLQIWKESAGGKTTLHFTTFLCNAGGGFITGPDSAFEGQTIDPENYFSLNITGGGLSNIINKWVSGTDLYFTLYTASPSGTYSLTGDIPAGQAGSVINMAKFYGGDVNGDGKADFIRMSLDQNQQINIVPYVSTGLYPDLVTNIVNPLGGETAIEYAPLTNSDIYTSNADTSFPQGPGLRYPHPITPAQFPMQAVIGQSIYVVSSYTQTTNSDINRFTYQNQYNITYTDASINLLGRGFEGFKTIGTLNTANNCNTIQTYNLDYPLTGTIAETRIEGDNLLMALTTTTYESFVRATGVNPNQQVVEVLKTATLNAQYDYGEQNLDYAIKETFEYDDYGNLIKDSYLGNVDPNTGKSLSNSDVVYHYKLFENNLLADGWVLGLPLYAKDSANDKDPDIVQFNSGDFHLEKSTYTDNTYNEASNSKWDNINNCYLTTTYEYDEYGNRKSQALPGGATTTYEYEPDYHTYPMQTTLPPNADGVSLVTCYGYDPRFGAEIAKKDVNGFISVNSLDSFGRTQYIQGPVPQINNAATDLNELTTLVTGNTQIKQAFLDAEVVTLQTITFESDGSGGLFKRQNSLQSFPTDIGRVFVWYKTYVDGLGRERQTIQQTGQSSGNITVLTDYDSGNKPVQKSLPFLSTESVSPQTSNYIIYTYDVLERILSQTQPVGENNDETSVTTWVYSRGGLVTQTSASGTDSSYVQAFEHHAYAGKDKVIKNTVAADNNAVTTYNYDAVARLYKTTDPATTSNPDGVSNYITYDSIDRQLTLDNPDQNTTGNADIKALSYQYDASTGLLGNQTDAALATTAYEYDKLGRVLKTTLSDSRVINYTYDDASVNGNGRLTKVSLSATDKTVESQYEFTYDVYGNTNQVTLTIQGQNDPFVTAKVFNPQKQVISTVYPDSSELSRTFDYGYMVSQSLDGARIDYSLDDYTASGKAGQMIFGKGILPADGIITNYTYNASDQLYQESLTGNAGDLLKFGYQYDALGQLLQVTDDLTSNNNQVFTYFNKRLASAIIPGFDDGGYGYDQSGNIVSKDGSNYTYQAHFAKSITQNGTEMFSAVPDACGRTQTRTSNGVTLNFSYDSLGCLNKVADDQQNMVLEVSSDYSGKRLKETQPDGSVTLYIDAAYQVKLSGSETTIIKYLQDGQGSVASVSTVSADKTISYFRRNNKGSITHTFDSTGVIATIIQYDGYGLSKLIKGPDDPQPRYEQRQWNEKTSLYYFGTRYYDPVIGRFLTPDSGLGAKDHLMADVQNRYAFELNNPVNNIDTSGNNASWIAGLIIGIALIAVGVALMVFTGGVSAPLIALGVSETVAGIASGAILGAVVGAGINASIYSATHKNDDKFWGGYFASAAIGAAVGFVSGGAFSGIGAAVEASSFGIRAGAYIIGGSLVTSGSDSLNQFVNNAIDKNIVGKDGVGLGDGVGRAAITGAIFGAVAGLTQASAEAKFLKTRYVMDGETLSSEPIELRPVAANDPSASLLPKPYTTIKYVENTLKTRAIMVTMNTASAITDASLEAAGL, encoded by the coding sequence ATGGCTACCCTAAAACAATACAGTAGCGCTAATGCGGCTACTGACACTAATACTGTACCTGCGGTTGGTCTTAAATCCGCAAATTTTCAAGTAGATGGCAGCGGACAGGCCAGTTATACTATTCCTGTTGAAGTACCTCCCGGAATAGCGGGAATGCAGCCTAAACTGGAAATTACCTATAACCACAGGCAACCAAACGGGATTTTGGGTGTTGGCTGGAGCCTTACGGGCCTCTCGGCCATTAGCCGTTCCAAAGCAAATTATGCTATTGATAATTTTAACGGAGCGGTATCATACGATAGCTTTGACCGTTACGCGCTCGATGGGCAACGCCTCATTAATATTGATGGCGAATACGGCGAAGCGGGAACGCTTTATTATACTGAGCAGCAAAGCTGGCGTTATATTAAAGCCGGCGCCACAGCCAATGACGGATTTATCGTCACTACAAAAAATGGAGAAAAATGGTACTACGGCACCACCGACGACAGCCGTATCCTGGCTGCCGGAACTAGCGACATAAGGGTGTGGGCCCTGCATGCCATTACCGATAGGAATGGCAATTCCATCATTTATACGTACACACAATCGCCCAAACTTGCCAATAGCCAAAACGGCGCGGCAGATGAGGGCGCCTACTATATCGACAGTATAAGCTATACTTTAAGAGACGGCCTGGATGCTAACCGCTTTGTAAGTTTTGTTTACGAACAACGCCCGGATGTTATCAGCAGTTTTGTGGGTGGCTATCCGGTTCCGTTAAGCTATCGGTTAATAACCCTGTCAACCGCTTTAGCCAGCCATGTACAGGTAAAATCCTTTACATTTAATTACACCACAAGTGCAAGCACAGGGTTAAGCTGCATAACTACCATAACCGAATCGGGCAGCGATAGTGTTACCCAATTGCAGCCTACTGTTATTACCTGGCAGGAGCAGGATAGCCCGGGTTTTGATATTAATGACGCGTCGGTATTAGACCAGCACCTTAACGCCATCGGAATAGAAACCATGGATGTAAACGGCGATGGCTGTACTGATGTTGTACAACTATGGCTTGATCATGATGGCGCCATTAATGCCTCAACCTATCTGGCAACGCCGGCAAACGGTAGTACGCAATATATTCTCAGTAAAAACAGTTACCTCGGCGTTTTTCCTGCTAACAGGCAAATTTTCCCTGCCGATCTTACTGGCGATGGCCGGTCGGATTTGCTTATTGTTTATGCTTCGGGCCCAAATAGTAATCTTAAGTTAGCCGCCTTCCTTTCGGACGGCTCCGGTTTTGTGGCACAGGATATTTTTGATACCGGCGATACCTGGAGCTCAAAACACCTGAACTTTTTTCCCATGGATGTTAATGGCGATGGCCGTACAGATCTGGTAGAAACATACGCCCATTATGACCCTTCGAGCGGGGGCGACCTGTTATATTTCAGAAGCTATTTGTCTTTATTAGGCACTGGCTCCGGTCCGGCATTTACCAGCGGTATCGTTAGCGAAACCACAGACCCGGCCTACCCAACACATGAACTTGCCTTTTGGCCTTTGGATGTAAACGGCGATGGTATGGTTGACCTGGTACGCATCTGGCAAAACGGTTCTAATGATCATGTTATAGCTACATCGTATATCAGTGTAAGTAAGGCTATTGATGATGTATCGTTTTCCAAAACACAAAAGACCGATCTTGGCGTACTCAACTTCGCTAACCAGATCGCGTTTTTTCCGGTTGATGTCAATGGCGATGGCGTGGTAGATATGCTGCAGATCTGGAAAGAATCGGCAGGCGGCAAAACCACATTGCACTTCACCACATTTCTGTGCAACGCGGGCGGCGGTTTTATAACCGGGCCCGACTCCGCCTTTGAGGGACAAACCATTGATCCCGAAAACTATTTCTCGCTTAACATTACCGGCGGTGGGTTATCAAATATTATCAATAAATGGGTATCGGGCACCGATCTGTATTTTACCCTCTACACTGCGTCACCTTCTGGTACATACAGCTTAACCGGCGATATTCCTGCCGGACAGGCTGGCTCAGTCATCAATATGGCTAAATTTTACGGCGGCGATGTAAATGGCGATGGCAAGGCCGACTTTATCCGCATGTCGCTCGATCAAAATCAACAGATAAATATTGTGCCCTATGTAAGCACCGGTCTTTACCCCGATCTGGTAACCAATATTGTAAATCCGCTCGGCGGCGAAACGGCCATTGAGTACGCTCCGCTAACCAACAGTGATATTTATACATCTAATGCTGATACCAGTTTTCCACAGGGCCCGGGGCTGCGCTACCCTCATCCTATTACACCCGCGCAATTCCCGATGCAAGCCGTTATTGGGCAGTCCATATATGTGGTTAGCAGCTATACGCAAACCACCAATAGTGACATTAACCGGTTCACGTATCAAAACCAGTATAATATAACTTATACCGATGCCTCTATCAATTTACTTGGGCGCGGTTTTGAAGGTTTTAAAACTATAGGCACCCTAAACACTGCTAATAACTGCAATACTATTCAAACCTATAATCTTGATTACCCGCTAACCGGAACCATTGCCGAAACCCGAATTGAAGGCGATAATTTATTAATGGCCCTTACCACTACTACTTATGAATCGTTTGTGCGGGCCACGGGCGTTAACCCCAATCAGCAGGTGGTTGAAGTGTTAAAAACCGCTACCTTGAACGCTCAATATGATTACGGTGAGCAAAACCTGGATTATGCCATAAAGGAGACATTTGAATACGATGATTATGGTAACCTTATCAAAGACTCCTATCTGGGTAATGTAGATCCCAACACCGGGAAATCGCTAAGCAACTCAGATGTGGTTTATCATTATAAGCTTTTCGAAAATAATTTACTGGCCGATGGCTGGGTACTGGGGCTACCTTTGTATGCCAAAGATTCGGCAAATGACAAAGATCCGGATATAGTCCAATTTAATAGCGGCGACTTCCATCTCGAAAAATCAACTTATACCGATAATACCTATAACGAGGCCTCAAACAGTAAATGGGACAATATAAACAATTGTTATCTCACCACTACTTACGAGTATGACGAATATGGCAATCGCAAAAGCCAGGCCTTGCCGGGTGGTGCCACTACTACCTATGAGTATGAGCCCGATTATCATACCTATCCTATGCAAACCACGTTGCCTCCAAATGCCGATGGTGTATCACTGGTTACCTGTTATGGTTATGACCCCCGTTTTGGTGCCGAAATAGCGAAGAAGGATGTAAATGGTTTTATATCTGTAAACTCGTTGGATAGTTTTGGCCGTACGCAATACATACAGGGGCCGGTGCCGCAAATTAACAATGCCGCCACCGACCTCAACGAACTTACAACGCTGGTAACCGGGAATACCCAGATAAAACAGGCTTTTCTGGATGCCGAAGTGGTAACCTTGCAAACTATAACTTTTGAAAGCGACGGCTCGGGAGGTTTGTTTAAACGTCAAAATTCGCTGCAAAGCTTCCCTACAGATATCGGCCGCGTTTTTGTATGGTATAAAACCTATGTTGACGGCCTGGGCCGAGAAAGGCAAACCATTCAGCAAACGGGCCAATCCTCAGGCAATATAACGGTACTTACCGATTACGACTCTGGTAATAAACCTGTTCAAAAGAGCCTGCCGTTTTTATCAACGGAGTCTGTGTCGCCGCAAACTTCAAACTATATAATTTATACCTATGATGTTCTGGAGCGCATACTTTCGCAAACACAACCGGTTGGCGAAAATAATGACGAAACATCTGTTACTACCTGGGTTTACAGCAGGGGCGGATTAGTAACCCAAACAAGCGCCTCCGGTACCGATAGCAGCTACGTACAGGCTTTTGAGCACCACGCTTACGCCGGTAAAGATAAAGTGATCAAAAACACAGTTGCTGCCGACAATAATGCCGTTACCACTTATAATTATGATGCGGTGGCGCGGCTTTATAAAACCACTGATCCGGCAACAACATCCAATCCCGACGGAGTGAGCAATTATATTACCTATGATTCTATAGACCGCCAGCTTACGCTTGACAACCCTGATCAAAACACCACCGGCAATGCAGATATAAAGGCACTGAGCTATCAGTACGATGCCAGTACCGGTTTGCTCGGCAATCAAACAGACGCTGCACTTGCAACTACTGCTTATGAATACGACAAACTGGGCCGCGTGCTTAAAACAACATTGAGCGATAGCCGGGTAATTAACTATACCTACGATGATGCATCGGTAAACGGAAACGGGCGGCTCACCAAAGTAAGTTTATCGGCGACCGATAAAACTGTAGAGTCGCAGTACGAATTTACTTATGATGTTTATGGCAACACCAACCAGGTTACCTTAACCATACAAGGCCAAAATGACCCGTTTGTTACCGCTAAAGTATTTAACCCGCAAAAACAGGTAATAAGTACGGTTTATCCCGATTCGTCGGAACTTAGCCGCACCTTTGATTATGGTTACATGGTAAGCCAGTCGTTAGATGGTGCAAGGATTGATTATTCGCTTGATGATTACACCGCTTCGGGTAAAGCAGGGCAAATGATATTTGGCAAGGGAATACTGCCTGCCGATGGCATCATTACCAATTATACCTACAATGCGTCGGACCAATTGTATCAGGAAAGCTTAACCGGTAATGCTGGCGATCTTTTAAAATTCGGTTATCAATATGATGCTCTTGGACAGCTATTACAGGTAACTGATGACCTGACAAGCAATAACAACCAGGTATTTACCTATTTTAATAAAAGACTGGCATCAGCCATAATCCCAGGGTTTGATGATGGGGGGTATGGCTATGACCAATCCGGTAATATTGTGAGCAAGGATGGCTCCAATTATACCTACCAGGCCCATTTTGCCAAAAGCATCACCCAAAATGGCACGGAGATGTTTTCTGCAGTACCCGATGCCTGCGGTCGCACACAAACCCGCACCTCAAATGGCGTTACGCTTAACTTTAGTTATGATAGTTTAGGCTGTTTAAATAAAGTAGCCGACGACCAGCAGAACATGGTACTGGAAGTATCATCAGATTACAGTGGCAAGCGACTAAAAGAAACCCAGCCCGACGGTTCTGTTACCTTGTATATTGATGCCGCTTACCAGGTAAAGTTATCAGGCAGCGAAACAACAATTATCAAATATTTGCAGGATGGCCAGGGCAGTGTAGCATCAGTAAGTACAGTATCTGCCGACAAAACCATAAGTTATTTCCGCAGAAATAATAAGGGCAGTATAACCCATACTTTCGACAGCACAGGTGTCATAGCTACCATTATCCAGTACGACGGATATGGTTTATCGAAACTCATCAAAGGCCCGGACGATCCGCAGCCCAGATATGAGCAGCGGCAATGGAACGAAAAAACAAGCCTCTATTATTTCGGTACCCGTTATTACGATCCGGTTATTGGCCGCTTTTTAACTCCCGACAGTGGCTTAGGGGCCAAAGACCACTTAATGGCCGATGTGCAAAACAGGTATGCCTTTGAGCTTAACAACCCGGTCAATAATATTGATACTTCAGGCAATAATGCATCCTGGATAGCCGGCTTGATAATTGGCATAGCACTAATTGCGGTTGGTGTCGCGTTAATGGTTTTCACGGGTGGGGTATCAGCGCCGCTGATTGCACTGGGCGTGTCAGAAACTGTAGCAGGTATTGCTTCGGGGGCCATATTAGGTGCCGTTGTAGGTGCGGGTATTAATGCCAGCATATATTCGGCAACCCATAAAAATGATGATAAATTCTGGGGTGGCTATTTTGCCAGTGCGGCTATAGGAGCAGCCGTTGGCTTTGTTAGCGGAGGTGCCTTCTCAGGTATTGGCGCCGCTGTTGAAGCATCTTCATTTGGTATCCGTGCCGGGGCATACATAATCGGTGGCTCGCTGGTTACCTCGGGCAGCGACTCGTTGAACCAGTTTGTTAATAATGCTATAGATAAAAATATAGTAGGAAAAGACGGTGTTGGTTTAGGCGATGGAGTAGGCAGGGCAGCTATTACGGGTGCCATATTTGGCGCGGTGGCAGGGTTGACACAAGCTTCGGCCGAAGCCAAATTCCTGAAAACACGTTATGTAATGGATGGCGAAACCCTGAGCTCAGAACCAATAGAGTTAAGACCAGTAGCCGCTAATGATCCTTCGGCTTCGTTACTGCCCAAACCTTATACCACCATTAAGTATGTAGAAAATACCTTAAAAACGAGAGCAATAATGGTTACGATGAACACCGCATCGGCCATTACCGATGCCAGTTTGGAGGCAGCTGGTTTGTGA
- a CDS encoding response regulator transcription factor, producing MQQDKSIRIAIIDDHTLFRNGVASLLSELNEIEVVFDAANGEEMINKLVPDTLPEVILMDITMPVMNGYESTQWLKKNHPQIKVLALSMFEDDAPIIGMIKSGASGYLLKESKTADLVVAIQTVVNHGFYLNNLVSGKLIRSVQDDQLEAHGKVNQLSDREMKFLELCCSELTYKEIAGVMNLSPHTIDNYRETLFQKLDLKSRTGLVLFAIKNKLIKV from the coding sequence ATGCAGCAGGATAAAAGTATCCGTATTGCCATAATTGATGATCATACCCTGTTCAGGAATGGAGTAGCAAGCCTGCTTTCGGAACTGAATGAAATTGAGGTGGTGTTTGATGCAGCCAATGGCGAAGAAATGATAAATAAACTGGTTCCTGATACCTTACCGGAGGTAATATTAATGGATATTACTATGCCGGTTATGAATGGGTACGAATCAACGCAGTGGCTAAAAAAAAACCACCCGCAGATAAAAGTGCTGGCTTTAAGCATGTTTGAGGACGATGCTCCCATCATTGGAATGATCAAAAGCGGGGCAAGTGGTTATTTGCTTAAAGAGTCAAAAACAGCCGATCTGGTAGTGGCCATTCAAACCGTTGTTAACCATGGGTTTTATTTAAACAATCTTGTATCCGGTAAACTGATCAGGTCTGTACAGGACGATCAGCTGGAGGCACACGGCAAGGTAAATCAGTTATCGGACAGGGAAATGAAATTTCTGGAGTTATGCTGTTCTGAACTTACTTATAAAGAAATTGCGGGTGTTATGAATCTGAGCCCTCATACTATTGATAATTACAGGGAAACACTTTTTCAAAAACTTGACCTTAAATCGCGTACAGGGCTGGTACTGTTTGCTATAAAAAATAAGCTGATTAAAGTTTAA